A region of the Curvibacter sp. AEP1-3 genome:
AAGTGCACGTGCCCGAAACCATCACCGTGGCCGAATTGGCGCACAAGATGGCGATCAAGGCCTCTGAAGTCATCAAGCAGTTGATGAAGCTGGGCCAGATGGTCACCATCAACCAGCCTCTGGATCAGGATACTGCCATGATCGTGGTGGAAGAGCTGGGCCACAAAGCAGTGGTAGCTGCGCTGGATGACCCGGAAGCGTTTACCGACGACGAAGTGCAAGGTCAGGAAGCGCCTTCCTTGCCACGCGCTCCTGTGGTTACCGTGATGGGCCACGTGGACCACGGCAAGACATCGCTGCTGGACTACATCCGCCGTGCCAAAGTGGCGGCGGGCGAAGCCGGTGGCATTACGCAGCACATTGGTGCCTACCACGTGGAAACTCCCCGCGGTATGGTGTCCTTCCTGGATACCCCCGGTCACGAGGCGTTTACCGCCATGCGCGCCCGTGGTGCCCAGGCCACTGACATTGTGATTTTGGTGGTGGCCGCCGACGACGGCGTGATGCCGCAAACCAAGGAAGCGATCAAGCACGCGAAAGCGGCAGGTGTGCCTTTGGTGGTGGCGATCACCAAGTCCGACAAGCCCGATGCCAACCCGGATCGCGTCAAGCAAGAGCTGGTCGTCGAAGAAGTTGTGCCGGAAGAATACGGTGGTGATTCTCCGTTTGTGCCCGTGTCTTCCAAGACCGGCATGGGTATCGATGCCTTGTTGGAACAGGTACTTTTGCAAGCCGAAGTGTTGGAGCTCAAGGCGCCTGTCGACGCCATGGCCAAGGGTCTGGTGATCGAAGCCAAACTGGACAAGGGCCGCGGTCCTGTGGCCACCATGCTGGTGCAGTCCGGTACTTTGAAGGTGGGTGATGTGGTGCTGGCTGGTCAAACTTATGGCCGGGTGCGTGCCATGTTGGACGAGAACGGTCACAAGATCGAAACTGCCGGACCTTCCATTCCAGTGGAAATCCAGGGCTTGACTGAAGTTCCGCAAGCGGGCGACGAATTCATGGTGTTGACCGATGAACGTCGTGCCCGTGAAATCGCAACCTATCGTGCAGGCAAGTTCCGCAACACCAAGTTGGCCAAGCAGCAGGCTGCCAAGTTGGAGAACATGTTCTCCGACATCGGTGCCGGCGACGTGAAGATGTTGCCCATCATCGTCAAGGCGGACGTGCAGGGCTCGCAGGAAGCTTTGGCACAGTCGCTGCTCAAGCTCTCTACCGACGAAGTCAAGGTGCAGATGGTCTACTCTGCGGTGGGTGGTATCAGCGAATCTGACATCAACCTGGCCATCGCTTCCAAGGCCATCGTCATCGGCTTCAACACCCGTGCCGATGCCGGCGCCCGCAAGTTGGCTGAGGGCAATGGTGTGGACATCCGCTACTACAACATCATTTACGACGCGGTCGATGAGTTGAAGGCCGCCATGTCCGGCATGCTGGCACCCGAGAAGCGGGAAGAGGTCATTGGTATGGCCGAGATCCGCACGGTATTCGTGGCTTCCAAGATCGGTACGGTGGCAGGTTGTATGGTTACTAACGGCTTTGTTACCCGCAACGCGCACTTCCGCTTGTTGCGCGACAACGTGGTGATTTACACCGGCGAGCTGGATTCCCTGAAGCGCATGAAGGACGACGTACGCGAAGTCAAAGAAGGCTTCGAGTGCGGTATCAAGCTCAAGAACTACAACGACATCAAAGAAGGTGATCAGTTGGAGTTCTTCGAAGTCAAAGAAATCGCCCGTACCCTGTAAGCGAGAGAACCCGAGTGCGCAAAAAGTCAGCTACACCCAATCGCAGCTTTCAGGTAGCCGACCAGATCCAACGGGATCTGGCCGAGCTGATCGCGCGCGAGCTCAAGGACCCGCGGGTAGGCATGGTCACGATCCAGGGTGTGGAAGTCACGCCCGACTATGCCCACGCCAAGGTCTTTTTCAGCTTGCTGGTCGGCGATCCGGTGGAGACGGCAGAGGGCCTGAACCAGGCTGCGGGCTTTTTGCGCGCCGGTCTGTTCAAGCGTTTGCATATTCACACGGTGCCGACATTGCATTTCATTTTTGACCAGACCACAGAACGTGCGGCTGACATGAATGCCTTGATTGCTCGCGCGGTGTCATCGCGCGCCAAAGAGGACTAAACACATGAACGCGCCACGTGCACGGGTTGCAAGGCGCCCTGTGCATGGGGTGCTGTTGCTGGACAAGCCGATCGGCCTGTCCAGTAATCAGGCATTGCAGAAAGCCAAATGGTTGTTGCGGGCTGAAAAAGCAGGACACACCGGAACGCTGGATCCTTTGGCGACGGGCGTGTTGCCCTTGTGCTTTGGCGCGGCGACCAAATTCAGCCAGATGCATCTGGATGCGGACAAGGCCTACGAAACGACCGTGCGGTTGGGCATTAAAACCAGTACGGCCGATGCGGAAGGCGATGTGCTGAGTGAGCGGCCGGTAGATGTTTCGCAAGCAAATTTGGATGCCGTGTTGCAGCGCTTCACCGGGCCGATTGCCCAGGTGCCGCCCATGCACAGTGCCTTGAAGAAGGACGGCAAGGCGTTGTACGAGTACGCGCGAGCCGGGATTGAGGTGGAGCGCGAGCCCCGCCATGTGGTGATTTATGCATTGAAAGAGCTGCCAGCGCCCACGGATAGTGCGCAACCAGCTATCAAATTGGTAGTGGAGTGCAGCAAGGGAACCTATATCAGAACCCTGGGTGAGGACATTGGCGAGGCCTTGGGTTGCGGTGCGCATTTGAGCGCCTTGCGCCGGACCCGAACGGGTGGGTTTGATACCAGCCAGTGTGTGAGTTTGGAGGCCCTGGAGGCCATGACGGAAGAGCAGCGCCTCGCGTGTCTCTTGCCCGTCGATGCTTTGCTGCCACAGCATGTGACTGTCACATTGGACAGTGAGAATGCGGCACGATTTTTGAGTGGCATGCGCAGGCGCGGAGCGTGGGCGGATGCTGAGCAAGTGGCGGTATACGCCACGATGCCGAAAGCCCTGTTGGGCACGGCACATGTGAAAGCCGGGGAGTTGATCCCCGTGCGTTTGCTGAGTCCGCTGGAGATCAGCGAAACCTTGGGCCAGCAGCAGGCCCTGGAACAGAGTTTGAAACAGAGTAACGAAACCTTGGCCCTCGGGGCGTAAGCAGAAAGTGAACCATGAGTAAACAAATCCGAAACATCGCCATCATTGCGCACGTTGACCACGGCAAAACCACCATGGTTGACCAGTTGCTGCGTCAGTCCGGCACCTTTGCCGAGCACGAAAAAGTGGTCGACACCGTGATGGACAACAACGCCATCGAAAAAGAACGCGGCATCACGATTCTGGCCAAGAACTGCGCGGTGAGCTGGGAAGGTACCCACATCAACATCGTGGACACCCCCGGACACGCGGACTTCGGCGGTGAAGTGGAACGTGCCCTTTCCATGGTCGACAGCGTGTTGCTGCTGATCGATGCGCAAGAAGGCCCCATGCCCCAGACCCGATTCGTGACCAAGAAGGCCTTGGCCTTGGGTCTGAAGCCTATCGTCGTGGTGAACAAGGTGGACAAGCCCGGCGCCAACCCCGACAAGGTGGTGAACGCTGCATTTGACCTGTTTGACAAACTGGGTGCGACCGACGAGCAGCTGGACTTCCCCGTGGTGTATGCCTCCGGTATCAATGGCTGGTCTTCCTTGGAGGAAGGCGCTCCCGGTGAGCAGTGGGGCCCCGACATGTCGGCCCTGTTCAACACCATCCTGAAGCACGTGCCACCGAACTCCGGTGACCCGACAGCTCCCTTGCAGTTGCAAATCTCTGCACTGGACTTCTCCAGCTTCGTGGGCCGCATCGGTGTGGGTCGTATCAGCCAAGGCACGATCAAGCCCATGCAGGACGTGGTGGTCATGGAAGGCCCTGACGGCAAAGCTGTGAAAGGCCGTGTGAACCAGGTCTTGACCTTCCAGGGCCTGGACCGCATGCAAAGCCCACTGGCAGGCCCTGGTGACATCGTGTTGATCAACGGTATCGAAGATATCGGTATCGGCGTGACAGTGACCGACCCTGCCAACCCCCAGCCACTTCCCATGCTCAAGGTGGATGAGCCTACCCTGACCATGAATTTCTGCGTGAACACCAGCCCCTTGGCCGGTCGTGAAGGCAAGTTCGTGACCAGCCGCCAGATCTGGGACCGCCTGCAAAAGGAGCTGCAACACAACGTGGCGTTGCGCGTCAACGAAACCGACGAAGAAGGCGTGTTTGAAGTGCTGGGTCGTGGTGAACTGCACTTGACCATCCTGCTGGAAAATATGCGCCGTGAAGGCTATGAAATGGCCGTGTCCAAGCCGCGCGTGATGTTCAAGGACATCAACGGCGAGAAGCACGAACCTATCGAGCTGGTGACCGCGGACATCGAAGAACAGCACCAGGGCGGCGTGATGCAGGCACTGGGCGAACGCAAGGGTGAGTTGATCAACATGGAACCGGACGGCCGTGGCCGTGTCCGTTTGGAATACCGCATTCCTGCCCGTGGCTTGATCGGCTTCTCCAACGAATTCCTGAACTTGACCCGTGGTTCCGGCCTGATCTCCAACATCTTTGACAGCTATGAGCCGCACAAGGGTGACATCGGTGGCCGAAAGAACGGTGTGCTGATTTCCATGGACGACGGTGAAATCTTCACCTACGCCTTGGGCAAGCTGGACGACCGCGGTCGCATGTTCGTGAAGGCGAACGATCCGGTGTACGAAGGCATGATTGTGGGTATCCACAACCGTGACAACGACCTGGTGGTGAACGCAACCCGTACCAAGCAGCTGACCAACTTCCGCGTGTCCGGCAAGGAAGATGCGATCAAGATCACTCCCCCTATCGAGTTGACTTTGGAATACGGTGTCGAATTCATCGAGGACGACGAGCTGGTGGAAATCACGCCCAAGTCCGTGCGTCTGCGCAAGCGTTTCCTGAAAGAGCACGAACGCAAGCGCGCCTCCCGCGATTAATTCATGCGACCGGCCACAGCCGATGCATGAACGCCCCGCAAGGGGAATCAACGTCCGCGGTCCGGCAGAGCTGGTCCCGCGGCGTTGTTGTTTTCACCATGCCTTCTCCCAAGGCATGTCAGCACAGGAAACTGTATGAAGCTCACCCACAACCGCGCCGTTTTGCTGATGGTGCTGGTCGCCCTGATGTGGTCCACTGCCGGCGTGGTGACTCGCCATTTGGAGTCTGCGCGAAGCTTCGAAGTGACCTTCTGGCGCTCGTTTTTCACAGTAATCAGCTTGCTGGTGATCCTGCCGGTGGTGAGCGGGCGGGGCGTGTTCGCCAAACTGCGCAGTGCTACGCCAGCGTTCTGGCTTTCCGGCGTGTGCTGGAGCGTGATGTTCACAGCCTTCATGGTGGCACTCACCCTGACCTCGGTGGGCAATGTGTTGGTCACCATGTCCATGGGGCCTCTGCTGACTGCCCTGATGGCGCGCATCTTCATCGGGCACCGCATACCGGCGCGCACCTGGATAGCGGTGCTGGTGGCAGGCGCGGGCATTGTGTATATGTATGCCTCGCAAGTAGACAGCATCACGCTGTGGGGAACCTTGGTCGCCCTGTGTGTGCCCATTGCGGGCGCGACCAATTGGACGGTGACGCAGCACGCCCACGACCAAGGGCATGACATCGACCTGATGCCCGCCGTGTGGGTGGGTGGCGTGATTTCTTGTATCGTCACCTTGCCCCTGGCGCTGCCCTTGCAAGCAACTGCACATGACGTGGCTCTGTTGGGATTTTTGGGCGTCTTTCAGCTCGCCGTGCCCTGTGTCTTGAGCGTGCGGGTGGCCCAGGTGCTGAAAGCGCCCGAGATATCCTTGCTCCAATTGCTGGAGGTTATTTTCGGCATTTTGCTAGCGTGGCTGGGTGCGAACGAGGCGCCAGGGAGTGCCGTTGTGTCCGGCGGTGCCTTGGTCATCGGTGCGCTGCTGGTGAATGAACTGATTGGATGGAGACAACGCAAATGAAACACGGAGAATGGGGTCTGGATGTCGTTACCGAGGTGAGCGGCGGGGTGGGTTACATCACCCTGAACCGCCCTAAAGCATTGAATGCCTTGAGCTTGGGCATGGTGCGCTCGCTCACAGCAATTCTTTTGGCGTGGAAGGATGATTCCAGTATCCATGCAGTGGCCATCCGCGGCAGCAACAAAGAAGGCCCCTTCGGCGGATTTTGTGCAGGCGGGGATATCCGCTTTTTCCACGCTGCGGCACTGGCAGGCGACCCGGCTTTGGAGGACTTCTTCACGGAGGAGTACGCTCTCAACCACCTCATCCACACCTATCCCAAGCCTTACTTGGCATTCATGGACGGCATCGTGATGGGCGGGGGCATGGGTATCAGCCAAGGGGCGTCACACCGTTTGGTGACCTCGCGAACCAAGATGGCCATGCCCGAAACCAACATCGGCCTGTTTCCGGATGTGGGTGGAGGCTACTTTTTGAGCCGTTGTCCGGGTAGCACCGGCGAGTGGTTGGCACTGACCGGAGAGGCTATTGGTGCAGACGCTGCTATTGCGGTGCAATTGGCGGACCACATGCTGGACGCAGGCCGACTCCAGGAAGCTTGGGATGCCTTGGCTGGCGTGGATTGGGAGTCTGCAGCTTCACTCGATCCTTGGTTTGCTACATTTTCTATAGCTGCTCACGCAGACTCCATAGGCGCTAGAGATCAAATTGATGCCTATTTTTCTCGGGCGGATGTGCAGTCTATCGTGGGTGCTCTGGAGGCCGACAGTTCTGAGTGGGCACAAAATACTGCAGCGACTTTGCGCAAGCGTTCGCCCCTGATGCTGCATGTGGTGCTGGAGCAGGTGCGCAGAGCGCGCACCATGAGCCTCGCCGAGGACTTGCGCATGGAGCGTGACATGGTGCGGCACTGCTTCGTCACCCGCCATTTGGATCGCGCCGGAGCGCGCAGTGAAACGGTGGAGGGCATCCGTGCACTTGCGGTGGACAAGGACCACCAGCCACAGTGGAACCCGGCACGGATTGAGGATGTGACCACCGCCCTGGTGGCCCCTTTCTTTGACAGCCCATGGCCCGCGAACGCTCACCCCTTGCGTACGCTTGCCTAAGGCGAACCGGCGACTCCGCTCAGCGTGGAAGTTGGGCGTACACGGCTTCGGACAAGGTCATGAGGGCAGGGCGGTCCAGGTCGCCGGTCAGGGCGTAACCGAAATTGCGGTCTACCCAGTAAAAGCTGAGGTTCTTGCCCTGTTGGCTGAACTGGAACGAGGTTACTGTTGAGGATGCGTTCGTAGTGCTGGAGAGACCGCCCACATACAAGGTGACGCGCTTGCCGGTGGCGTTGTCGAACATGAACTGGGCGCGGGCACCGCTATCCCCCGACAAAAGACGCCCACCCATGAGCTGAAAGCCTTGGGCGGACAGATCGGGCACCTTGAGTTCGCGCCCCAAGCGTTTGGAAAGCCACTGAACCAGATGCTGTTGTTCTGCTGCACTGACTTCGACGGGGTGCTTCACTTCCGGTGAAAACACGGCATGGGCCACACTCGCTTGCATGACAAATGCCTTTTCGCTGCGCTGTTGGCTGGCGTAAGTGCCAGGGCTAAAGCCGCTCAGCACAGGTTGCAAAAACCAGCCCATCCCGAATGCAAACAACACGCTGGCAGCCATACCACCCCAGCGAGTCCATTGGTTTTTTTGCTGTTGACGCTGACCGAGTTGTGACGCCGCCTGCAGCAGATGCGTCGGCAATGGTTCATCCAGAACCTCAGCATGCAATTCACTGATGCGTTGGTTTAGGCGTTTCCATTCCTGTGCATCTGCCAGCAATGCGGGTTGATCCCGTAGTTGGTCTTCCAATGTCGCACGCTGATCCTCCGGGAGGCGCCCGTCAACCCAGGCATGCACATCATCCGGGCGCGGGGGAGGGGAAGAAGGGTGATTCATAGGCAGGTTCTCAACGCACTCGTTGGAGAGGAACAACGTCCGCACCGTTTTTGCTGCTGGCGGGTGCTCCATCCATCAGGTTTTGCAAACGTGTCCGGGCCCGGAACAACCTTGACATCACGGTGCCCAAGGGGCTGCCGGTGATCTTGGCCACTTCTGCATAGCTCATGTCTTCCAATGCCACCAGTAGGAGGACGGTTCTCTGGTCTTCGGGTAGTTGGAGCAGGCAACGTTGCAGGTCCATGCGACTGTCTGCGTGGGAGGCGGGCGCTGTGAGGCCTGAGGCTTCTCCTTCAAGCCCTTCCGGATCGGTTGCCGCTTGATGCCGGATGATTCGCCGTACATCACTGACGTAGATGTTGTGCATGATGGTGAACAACCATGCTCGCAGGTTGCTGCCTGCGGTCCATAAGGTCCATTTCGTGCAGGCACGCTCTAGTGTGTCCTGCACGAGATCATCCGCGGCCCATGCGCTGCAGGTAAGCGCTCTGGCGTAGCGGCGCAGCGCAGGTATCTGCTCTTTGAGCTGCGCTGCATCCATGGTGAATCAGGGGGTGACGGTGCGCCAGACGTTCTGCACGCCATTGCCGGTGGCGTCTCCGGGCTTGGTGTCCTTGATCCAGAAGTACAGGGGTTTGCCTTTGAGAGCCCACTGCTTCTTGCCGTCATCGCGGGTGATGATGCTGTAGTCGCCGGCGGCCTTGTCGGTGTCCGCAGCCATCAGTGGGGGCCAGTTGATCGCGCACTGACCATTGCACACCGATTTACCACTGCCGGTTGTGTCTTTGTCAAAGGTGTACAAGGTCATGCCGTTGCTGCCGGTCAAGATGCCGCCGTTCACGGCAACGGGTGCCGATGGCGCCATGGCCGCGCAGCCGCCCAGCAGGGCGGCGGTAAGTGTGGCGATCGCGAGAAATTTCATGGAGTACTCCGGAGTTGTAAAGCCCGCGGGATGCGTGCTCACCAGATAAACGCCGGGCCGTGACGGTTTATTCCATGTCGCCGGAAAAAATTAACGGTTCCGGTCTTTCATGGCGCGTTCGACTTCCCGCTTGCCCTCGCGGTCCTTGATGGTGTCTCGCTTGTCGTGCTCAGCTTTGCCTTTGGCCAAGGCGATGTCGCACTTCACTTTCCCGCTCTTCCAATGCAGGTTGATGGGCACCAGCGTGTAGCCCTTTTGTTCAACCTTGCCGGTCAGGCGCTTGATTTCTTCCTTGTGCAACAGCAGCTTTTTGGTTCGGATTTTGTCCGGACTGACGTGGCTGGAGGCCGTGTGCAAGGGGTTGATCTGCAGGCCGATGATGAACATTTCACCATCGCGGATAACCACATAGCCGTCGGTCAACTGAACTTTGCCTTCGCGCAGGGACTTGACCTCCCAGCCTTCGAGCACAAGGCCGGCTTCAAACCTCTCTTCAAAAAAATAATTGAAGGCGGCTTTTTTGTTGTCAGCGATGCGGGAGGCAGTTTCGGGTTTTTTGGCCATGGAGTGAAAGTGGGGGCGAAGGGCAGAATTGAAAGACACGCGTTGGGGCTTGTCTACAATCCCGCGCAACCCTGCATTCTATGAAAACTGTCAACAAGTCCGTCCTGATCTGGTACACCCCTGCCGAAATGTATGCTTTGGTGACGGATGTCGCGAGGTATCCCCAGTTTCTGCCGTGGTGTGATCATGCCCGGGTGCTCGAGCAGGATGTGGCCGGCATGACGGCCGAAGTAGGCATTTCGTTTAGCGGGATCCGGCAGACATTCACCACTCGCAACGATCATTTGGATGCCCAGCGTATCGGCATGCAACTTGTCAAAGGACCTTTCTCCAAACTGGACGGTGAATGGTTGTTTGCGGCTGTGGGTGATGGCAGCCAACGTGCGTGCAGAGTGAGCCTTTCGTTGAATTACGGTTTCGAAAATGCCACACTCGGAAAGTTGGTCGGACCTGTATTTGACAAAATCGCGGCGAATTTGGTGGATGCATTCGTCAAGCGGGCACAGCAGGTCTATGGCGACTGAGGCGACGTTGACGCCGGACGGCACGCTGTCAGTGACGGTGTTTTACGCTCCTGGATCGCGTCAAATCGAGCAGTGTCAGCTGTCGATGAAAACCGGTGCCCTGGTGGCAGAGGCGATTGTTGACAGTCAGTTGTTGAAAGCCCTGCCTGCGGACGTGGTTGACGCTTTGGTCGTGAGTGTCTGGGGGCGGAAGGCAGGCTTCAAGGACAGATTGCGGAATGGCGATCGCATTGAAATTCTCCGCGATCTGAGGGTAGATCCCAAAGTAGCCCGCAGAGAGCGTTTCGCGAAACAAGGGGCAAAGTCAGCAGGCTTGTTTGCGCGGCGCCGGGTCGGCGGCAAGGCCGGATACTGACGCTCTTTGCGGTTTGACAAATTCCGCTATTTGCAGTCAGCGTCGATGACGCCTTGAATACGCTGTGCCTCAGCTGCTCGGGCTGCGTCGTCCAAAAACTCGCGCTCACCTGAAGCATTCGTACGGGATATACGGGCGCCTGAATCGAACGTTGCCTTGGCCTGCCGCGCCAATTTGCAGTTGTCGGCTTTGGCTTTGGCAACCTTCTCTTCCTCAGCTTTTTTCTTCGCCGCTTCAGCTGCTTCAGCCTGCTTTTTCTTCGCATCCAGGGTTTTGTCTACCCCCGCGTCTTTCGGCAGGGCAGGCACCGCCTCTGGGGAAGTTGCACTGGTGGTTGCCGCCTCAGTGCCTACTGAAGGCCCAGAAGGTTTACTGCCAGCGGGGCGTTTCAGGATGTTTTTCTCAGGTACATCAGGTCCGGGTCCCCGGTCGCTGAATATCTTTCTTCCATCCTTGTCTATCCACTGCCACTGAGCAACGGCGCTGAGTGAGGCGATGGTCAAAGTGATCGCAATGAGGGGCTTGATCAGTTTCATGGTCCAAGTTTAGCGCTTTGGATGGACGACGCGCCGGATGGCGCGGGTACAATTCGCTTTTTGGAGCTTTGACATGCGCCTTCTCGGCAAAGCGCTGACCTTCGACGATGTGTTGTTGGTACCAGCGTTCTCCCAAGTCCTGCCTAAGGACACCAGCCTCGCCACCCGTTTTTCCCGCAATATCGCACTGAATCTGCCGCTGGTGTCCGCCGCGATGGATACGGTGACCGAAGCCCGCCTGGCAATCGCCATCGCGCAAGAGGGTGGTATGGGCATCGTTCACAAAAACCTTACTCCCGCCGAACAGGCCGCGCAAGTGGCAAAGGTCAAGCGCTATGAGTCCGGATTGCTGCGGGACCCAGTGGTTATCACGCCTGAAACCACCGTTCGCCAAGTCATGGCGCTGTCAGACCAGTTGGGTGTATCCGGTTTCCCCGTTTGCGATGGCGGTAAAGTCGTCGGGATCGTGACTGGTCGCGACCTTCGTTTCGAAACCCGTTACGACCAGACCGTGCGTGAAATCATGACTCCCCGTGAGCGCCTGATCACCGTTCCCGATGGCACCACGCCCGAAGCTGCAAAAGCGCTGCTGAACAAGCACAAGCTCGAGCGCCTGCTGGTCGTCAATGACGCTTTTGAGCTCAAGGGGCTGATTACCGTTAAGGACATTACCAAGCAGTTGAACTTCCCCAACGCCGCTCGCGATGCCACAGGACGTTTGCGCGTGGGTGCTGCAGTCGGTGTAGGCGAAGGTACAGAAGCTCGCGTGGAAGCGCTCGTTGCTGCCGGGGTAGACGCAATCGTGGTGGACACGGCGCACGGACACAGCAAAGGTGTGATCGACCGGGTACGTTGGGTCAAACAGAACTTTCCTCAAGTGGACGTGGTGGGTGGCAATATTGCCACTGGAGCCGCAGCGCTTGCCTTGGTGGAGGCTGGAGCTGACGCTGTCAAAGTCGGTATCGGCCCTGGTTCGATTTGTACAACGCGGATAGTGGCTGGCGTTGGCGTGCCTCAAATCATGGCCGTAGACAGTGTTGCAACAGCTTTGCGCGGGACTGGCGTACCTTTGATTGCTGATGGTGGCATCCGCTATAGCGGCGATATTGCAAAGGCAATTGCCGCTGGAGCCAGCACGGTGATGATGGGGGGCATGTTCGCAGGAACTGAGGAAGCCCCTGGCGAAGTTATTCTTTACCAAGGCCGTAGCTACAAGAGCTATCGTGGAATGGGCAGTATCGGCGCCATGCAACAGGGAAGCGCAGACCGCTATTTCCAGGAGTCCAGCACAGGTAATCCCAACGCCGACAAATTGGTGCCCGAGGGTATCGAAGGTCGTGTTCCCTACAAGGGCTCGATGGTGGCGATCGTGTTCCAAATGGCTGGAGGCATCCGGGCCAGCATGGGCTATTGCGGTTGCGCGACGATTGCCGACATGCAAGACAAGGCAGAGTTTGTAGAGATTACGACTGCCGGCATCCGCGAAAGCCATGTGCACGA
Encoded here:
- the infB gene encoding translation initiation factor IF-2, whose amino-acid sequence is MTSTTVAEFANELKKSTDTLLEQLKSAGVPKASAADVLTDADKHSLLNYLQNSHGTASPERKKITLVKKQTTEIKQADATGKARTIQVEVRKKRTFVRRDDGVEGTTEVEEQDVASAQAAQALEDAELARREEEASRQAELIRRQEEELAQRRREREEQEARAKAAAEQAAAAEREAEAAARLAKEQAVAQVQPAAKAEAAPAAQAVDAAAAAQASEAAAKAAAQERAAAAAQASKAAAAEEAARAADLGERRRKAEAEAAAIRSMMAAPKKVMVAPKKVEEPKPAVDAKAGMKGTLHKPANGSAVAKPAKPAVGAPGAGAPAGNGKEVKSAKLSSSWAGDTAKKKELKTRGDTTAGAGRSSNWRAGPKGRRGNDRDRDDHHNQQSAPVEARVIEVHVPETITVAELAHKMAIKASEVIKQLMKLGQMVTINQPLDQDTAMIVVEELGHKAVVAALDDPEAFTDDEVQGQEAPSLPRAPVVTVMGHVDHGKTSLLDYIRRAKVAAGEAGGITQHIGAYHVETPRGMVSFLDTPGHEAFTAMRARGAQATDIVILVVAADDGVMPQTKEAIKHAKAAGVPLVVAITKSDKPDANPDRVKQELVVEEVVPEEYGGDSPFVPVSSKTGMGIDALLEQVLLQAEVLELKAPVDAMAKGLVIEAKLDKGRGPVATMLVQSGTLKVGDVVLAGQTYGRVRAMLDENGHKIETAGPSIPVEIQGLTEVPQAGDEFMVLTDERRAREIATYRAGKFRNTKLAKQQAAKLENMFSDIGAGDVKMLPIIVKADVQGSQEALAQSLLKLSTDEVKVQMVYSAVGGISESDINLAIASKAIVIGFNTRADAGARKLAEGNGVDIRYYNIIYDAVDELKAAMSGMLAPEKREEVIGMAEIRTVFVASKIGTVAGCMVTNGFVTRNAHFRLLRDNVVIYTGELDSLKRMKDDVREVKEGFECGIKLKNYNDIKEGDQLEFFEVKEIARTL
- the rbfA gene encoding 30S ribosome-binding factor RbfA — its product is MRKKSATPNRSFQVADQIQRDLAELIARELKDPRVGMVTIQGVEVTPDYAHAKVFFSLLVGDPVETAEGLNQAAGFLRAGLFKRLHIHTVPTLHFIFDQTTERAADMNALIARAVSSRAKED
- the truB gene encoding tRNA pseudouridine(55) synthase TruB is translated as MNAPRARVARRPVHGVLLLDKPIGLSSNQALQKAKWLLRAEKAGHTGTLDPLATGVLPLCFGAATKFSQMHLDADKAYETTVRLGIKTSTADAEGDVLSERPVDVSQANLDAVLQRFTGPIAQVPPMHSALKKDGKALYEYARAGIEVEREPRHVVIYALKELPAPTDSAQPAIKLVVECSKGTYIRTLGEDIGEALGCGAHLSALRRTRTGGFDTSQCVSLEALEAMTEEQRLACLLPVDALLPQHVTVTLDSENAARFLSGMRRRGAWADAEQVAVYATMPKALLGTAHVKAGELIPVRLLSPLEISETLGQQQALEQSLKQSNETLALGA
- the typA gene encoding translational GTPase TypA; the encoded protein is MSKQIRNIAIIAHVDHGKTTMVDQLLRQSGTFAEHEKVVDTVMDNNAIEKERGITILAKNCAVSWEGTHINIVDTPGHADFGGEVERALSMVDSVLLLIDAQEGPMPQTRFVTKKALALGLKPIVVVNKVDKPGANPDKVVNAAFDLFDKLGATDEQLDFPVVYASGINGWSSLEEGAPGEQWGPDMSALFNTILKHVPPNSGDPTAPLQLQISALDFSSFVGRIGVGRISQGTIKPMQDVVVMEGPDGKAVKGRVNQVLTFQGLDRMQSPLAGPGDIVLINGIEDIGIGVTVTDPANPQPLPMLKVDEPTLTMNFCVNTSPLAGREGKFVTSRQIWDRLQKELQHNVALRVNETDEEGVFEVLGRGELHLTILLENMRREGYEMAVSKPRVMFKDINGEKHEPIELVTADIEEQHQGGVMQALGERKGELINMEPDGRGRVRLEYRIPARGLIGFSNEFLNLTRGSGLISNIFDSYEPHKGDIGGRKNGVLISMDDGEIFTYALGKLDDRGRMFVKANDPVYEGMIVGIHNRDNDLVVNATRTKQLTNFRVSGKEDAIKITPPIELTLEYGVEFIEDDELVEITPKSVRLRKRFLKEHERKRASRD
- a CDS encoding DMT family transporter produces the protein MKLTHNRAVLLMVLVALMWSTAGVVTRHLESARSFEVTFWRSFFTVISLLVILPVVSGRGVFAKLRSATPAFWLSGVCWSVMFTAFMVALTLTSVGNVLVTMSMGPLLTALMARIFIGHRIPARTWIAVLVAGAGIVYMYASQVDSITLWGTLVALCVPIAGATNWTVTQHAHDQGHDIDLMPAVWVGGVISCIVTLPLALPLQATAHDVALLGFLGVFQLAVPCVLSVRVAQVLKAPEISLLQLLEVIFGILLAWLGANEAPGSAVVSGGALVIGALLVNELIGWRQRK
- a CDS encoding enoyl-CoA hydratase/isomerase family protein; the protein is MKHGEWGLDVVTEVSGGVGYITLNRPKALNALSLGMVRSLTAILLAWKDDSSIHAVAIRGSNKEGPFGGFCAGGDIRFFHAAALAGDPALEDFFTEEYALNHLIHTYPKPYLAFMDGIVMGGGMGISQGASHRLVTSRTKMAMPETNIGLFPDVGGGYFLSRCPGSTGEWLALTGEAIGADAAIAVQLADHMLDAGRLQEAWDALAGVDWESAASLDPWFATFSIAAHADSIGARDQIDAYFSRADVQSIVGALEADSSEWAQNTAATLRKRSPLMLHVVLEQVRRARTMSLAEDLRMERDMVRHCFVTRHLDRAGARSETVEGIRALAVDKDHQPQWNPARIEDVTTALVAPFFDSPWPANAHPLRTLA
- a CDS encoding anti-sigma factor family protein, with translation MNHPSSPPPRPDDVHAWVDGRLPEDQRATLEDQLRDQPALLADAQEWKRLNQRISELHAEVLDEPLPTHLLQAASQLGQRQQQKNQWTRWGGMAASVLFAFGMGWFLQPVLSGFSPGTYASQQRSEKAFVMQASVAHAVFSPEVKHPVEVSAAEQQHLVQWLSKRLGRELKVPDLSAQGFQLMGGRLLSGDSGARAQFMFDNATGKRVTLYVGGLSSTTNASSTVTSFQFSQQGKNLSFYWVDRNFGYALTGDLDRPALMTLSEAVYAQLPR
- a CDS encoding RNA polymerase sigma factor, with protein sequence MDAAQLKEQIPALRRYARALTCSAWAADDLVQDTLERACTKWTLWTAGSNLRAWLFTIMHNIYVSDVRRIIRHQAATDPEGLEGEASGLTAPASHADSRMDLQRCLLQLPEDQRTVLLLVALEDMSYAEVAKITGSPLGTVMSRLFRARTRLQNLMDGAPASSKNGADVVPLQRVR